In a single window of the Coffea eugenioides isolate CCC68of chromosome 3, Ceug_1.0, whole genome shotgun sequence genome:
- the LOC113764470 gene encoding uncharacterized protein LOC113764470 isoform X1, with product MAAKSALKNLFPYNCSLKLPPPKFPLFFRSTAAKAITPAAADFSTLECSSSSISNSAQKKQKAKNAKVLKQKTSSFVESQVKRRTRSDREIDEDSLLKYYGNDNSCPHVPVLLGEVLDVFASVPLRSFVDCTLGAAGHSSAIIKAHPEMKLFLGLDVDPVAHEIAQARIKGDLYPDCCKFTSDLQVKTFVNNFKNIKSVLHDIDEKLLVDGILMDLGMSSMQVNNAERGFSVLNNGPLDMRMNPQASLKAEDILNSWPDAEVGKVLQEYGEESNWYHIQNKIVKARLHGGLHSTAELVDLIRSSASRTRGGRQGWIKTAIRVFQALRIAVNDELNTLQDSIHACFDSLASGGRLAVISFHSLEDRIVKQTFLDIINCNGGKDEVQDGWSCDPAKVIVDRGEKEAWIRRMISGQIGSILTKRPITPSEKEETLNPRSRSAKLRVIQKG from the exons ATGGCGGCAAAATCAGCTCTCAAAAATCTCTTTCCATACAATTGTTCCCTTAAGCTACCACCACCTAAATTCCCCCTCTTTTTCCGCTCCACCGCCGCCAAAGCCATCACCCCTGCGGCCGCCGACTTTTCCACACTTGAATGTAGTAGCAGTAGTATTTCAAACTCTGCGCAAAAGAAGCAGAAGGCAAAAAATGCAAAGGTGTTGAAGCAAAAGACCAGTAGCTTTGTGGAGTCGCAAGTGAAGAGGCGGACGCGTTCGGATAGGGAGATTGATGAGGATAGCTTGTTAAAGTACTATGGAAATGATAATAGTTGTCCACATGTTCCTGTTTTGCTTGGTGAAGTCCTGGATGTCTTTGCTTCCGTGCCTCTCCGCTCTTTCGTTGATTGTACCCTCGGTGCTGCCGGCCACTCCTCCGCG ATAATTAAGGCACACCCTGAGATGAAATTATTTCTTGGCCTGGATGTTGATCCTGTTGCCCATGAGATTGCTCAAGCTAGGATAAAAGGTGACTTATACCCGGATTGTTGCAAGTTTACTTCAGACTTACAAGTAAAGACTTTTGTCAATAATTTTAAGAATATCAAGTCTGTCCTCCATGATATTGACGAGAAATTATTGGTCGATGGGATATTAATGGACTTGGGGATGTCATCCATGCAG GTGAACAATGCAGAAAGGGGATTTAGTGTGCTAAATAATGGGCCACTTGATATGCGAATGAATCCTCAG GCCAGTCTAAAAGCAGAAGACATTCTAAACTCATGGCCAGATGCTGAAGTGGGGAAGGTACTGCAGGAGTATGGAGAAGAAAGCAATTGGTACCACATCCAGAACAAAATAGTAAAGGCCCGTTTACATGGTGGTTTGCATTCTACTGCTGAGCTAGTAGATCTCATTCGGAGCTCAGCTTCGAGGACAAGAG GAGGGAGGCAAGGTTGGATCAAGACAGCAATAAGAGTGTTTCAAGCTTTAAGAATTGCAGTGAATGATGAACTCAACACGCTACAGGATTCCATCCACGCTTGTTTTGATTCCCTAGCTTCAGGAGGGAGGCTTGCAGTAATCTCATTTCACAGTTTGGAGGACAGGATTGTAAAGCAGACGTTTCTTGATATTATTAATTGCAATGGAGGCAAGGATGAAGTCCAAGATGGATGGTCATGTGATCCAGCAAAAGTCATTGTTGACAGAGGTGAAAAAGAAGCATGGATCAGACGGATGATATCAGGACAGATAGGATCTATCCTCACAAAAAGACCCATAACACCTTCTGAAAAGGAGGAGACATTGAACCCTCGCAGCCGAAGTGCTAAGCTCCGGGTGATTCAGAAAGGCTAA
- the LOC113764470 gene encoding uncharacterized protein LOC113764470 isoform X2: MAAKSALKNLFPYNCSLKLPPPKFPLFFRSTAAKAITPAAADFSTLECSSSSISNSAQKKQKAKNAKVLKQKTSSFVESQVKRRTRSDREIDEDSLLKYYGNDNSCPHVPVLLGEVLDVFASVPLRSFVDCTLGAAGHSSAVNNAERGFSVLNNGPLDMRMNPQASLKAEDILNSWPDAEVGKVLQEYGEESNWYHIQNKIVKARLHGGLHSTAELVDLIRSSASRTRGGRQGWIKTAIRVFQALRIAVNDELNTLQDSIHACFDSLASGGRLAVISFHSLEDRIVKQTFLDIINCNGGKDEVQDGWSCDPAKVIVDRGEKEAWIRRMISGQIGSILTKRPITPSEKEETLNPRSRSAKLRVIQKG; the protein is encoded by the exons ATGGCGGCAAAATCAGCTCTCAAAAATCTCTTTCCATACAATTGTTCCCTTAAGCTACCACCACCTAAATTCCCCCTCTTTTTCCGCTCCACCGCCGCCAAAGCCATCACCCCTGCGGCCGCCGACTTTTCCACACTTGAATGTAGTAGCAGTAGTATTTCAAACTCTGCGCAAAAGAAGCAGAAGGCAAAAAATGCAAAGGTGTTGAAGCAAAAGACCAGTAGCTTTGTGGAGTCGCAAGTGAAGAGGCGGACGCGTTCGGATAGGGAGATTGATGAGGATAGCTTGTTAAAGTACTATGGAAATGATAATAGTTGTCCACATGTTCCTGTTTTGCTTGGTGAAGTCCTGGATGTCTTTGCTTCCGTGCCTCTCCGCTCTTTCGTTGATTGTACCCTCGGTGCTGCCGGCCACTCCTCCGCG GTGAACAATGCAGAAAGGGGATTTAGTGTGCTAAATAATGGGCCACTTGATATGCGAATGAATCCTCAG GCCAGTCTAAAAGCAGAAGACATTCTAAACTCATGGCCAGATGCTGAAGTGGGGAAGGTACTGCAGGAGTATGGAGAAGAAAGCAATTGGTACCACATCCAGAACAAAATAGTAAAGGCCCGTTTACATGGTGGTTTGCATTCTACTGCTGAGCTAGTAGATCTCATTCGGAGCTCAGCTTCGAGGACAAGAG GAGGGAGGCAAGGTTGGATCAAGACAGCAATAAGAGTGTTTCAAGCTTTAAGAATTGCAGTGAATGATGAACTCAACACGCTACAGGATTCCATCCACGCTTGTTTTGATTCCCTAGCTTCAGGAGGGAGGCTTGCAGTAATCTCATTTCACAGTTTGGAGGACAGGATTGTAAAGCAGACGTTTCTTGATATTATTAATTGCAATGGAGGCAAGGATGAAGTCCAAGATGGATGGTCATGTGATCCAGCAAAAGTCATTGTTGACAGAGGTGAAAAAGAAGCATGGATCAGACGGATGATATCAGGACAGATAGGATCTATCCTCACAAAAAGACCCATAACACCTTCTGAAAAGGAGGAGACATTGAACCCTCGCAGCCGAAGTGCTAAGCTCCGGGTGATTCAGAAAGGCTAA
- the LOC113765242 gene encoding uncharacterized protein LOC113765242 yields the protein MAFNLCFFNKGSLIFKPPKKSIWWLRMVVLMFSIVCGVYICYVSLRQISAPSSGRLSRVELARPCKNPRIEPSEKPFLHYPKPKTFSRAECECNPVRYFAILSMQRSGSGWFETLLNSHINISSNGEIFSVKPRRANASTIVETLDKLYNLDFLTSASRNECTAAVGLKWMLNQGVMLHHEEILEYFMSRGVSIIFVLRRNLLRRMISDLANSYDTNAKLLNGTHKSHVHSLEEAEILAGYKPTINAAMLIANLRQVEEMVTKALEYFNSTRHIVLYYEDIIKNQTKLIDAQDFLRVPRMELVSHHVKIHRGSLSSLVENWVDVEKALAGTSYESFLQEDYKM from the coding sequence ATGGCATTCAATCTCTGTTTCTTCAACAAGGGTAGCTTGATCTTTAAGCCTCCAAAGAAATCAATCTGGTGGTTGAGAATGGTGGTATTGATGTTCTCAATTGTTTGTGGAGTTTATATATGTTATGTATCTCTTAGGCAAATCAGTGCCCCTTCCAGTGGAAGACTGTCAAGGGTTGAACTGGCAAGGCCATGCAAAAATCCTAGGATTGAACCTTCAGAAAAGCCTTTCTTGCACTATCCCAAACCCAAAACTTTTAGCAGAGCTGAGTGTGAATGCAATCCTGTTCGATATTTTGCTATTCTCTCCATGCAAAGATCAGGGAGCGGATGGTTTGAAACATTGTTGAACAGTCATATCAACATAAGCTCTAATGGGGAGATCTTCTCAGTCAAACCCCGGAGAGCTAATGCTTCAACTATAGTTGAAACTTTAGACAAACTCTACAATCTAGATTTCTTGACCAGTGCTTCCAGGAATGAGTGCACTGCTGCTGTTGGATTGAAGTGGATGCTTAATCAGGGTGTAATGCTGCATCATGAAGAAATACTAGAATACTTCATGAGTAGAGGAGTATCGATAATTTTCGTCCTCAGAAGAAATCTTCTGCGCAGGATGATCTCTGACCTTGCAAACTCGTACGATACAAATGCGAAACTATTGAACGGGACACACAAATCACACGTGCATTCTCTTGAGGAAGCTGAGATTCTAGCAGGATACAAGCCAACAATTAATGCAGCAATGCTGATAGCCAACCTGAGGCAAGTAGAAGAGATGGTAACTAAAGCTTTAGAATACTTCAACAGCACTCGACATATTGTTCTATATTATGAGGACATAATAAAAAATCAGACTAAACTGATAGATGCTCAAGATTTTCTGAGGGTTCCAAGAATGGAGTTAGTTAGTCATCATGTTAAAATACATAGAGGGTCCTTATCTTCCCTGGTTGAGAACTGGGTGGATGTTGAGAAGGCGCTTGCAGGAACATCTTATGAGAGCTTCCTACAGGAGGATTACAAGATGTAG